In Pungitius pungitius chromosome 2, fPunPun2.1, whole genome shotgun sequence, a single window of DNA contains:
- the LOC119210425 gene encoding GDNF family receptor alpha-4-like: protein MFLAGSVLALLLAGVLPSSAPVYPSSPHTDCVETYRVCSGDPRCEALYRGLELCAADAAVSSLGEQATAECLEGRDTLLASHPALLACKCHRGYRREEQCLRIYWRVRLLPGEDELEISPYDDTLMDTHMASLVAASSVMQLDGENQCLKAAQDCGLYEKCGSLRSEYALACTKRAPGINRCNQHKCHRGLRRFLERVPEEYSLGLLFCPCTNNLCGERRRKTIVPSCSYQEPESLQPNCLHQQSFCRRDDLCRSRLADFLNNCQPSPLTPSGCLKESAGLCLRAYAGLIGTIMTPNYISNSSADVSLWCNCEGSGNQWQDCLRLQRMFTHNACLRNSISWMGSPGSLPADITPPPAPRPSPLVREDELLRNDHLPEHNNIEVEDEKEEEPTQTKEVIDKGGQFDDINVPQYSERATVSNLGSTGTGGASSLTAGSPRPILLLFLLSASFSCG from the exons GTGTGTTGCCATCTTCAGCACCAGTgtacccctcctccccccacacggACTGCGTCGAAACTTATCGAGTGTGCTCCGGCGACCCCCGGTGCGAGGCGCTGTACCGCGGCTTGGAGCTGTGTGCGGCCGACGCAGCCGTGTCCTCGCTGGGGGAGCAGGCGACCGCCGAGTGCCTGGAGGGACGGGACACTCTGCTGGCAAGTCACCCCGCTCTGCTGGCCTGCAAGTGCCACCGCGGCTATCGCAGGGAGGAGCAGTGCCTGCGCATTTACTGGAGGGTTCGCCTGCTACCAG GGGAAGATGAGCTGGAAATATCTCCATATGACGACACGCTAATGGATACCCACATGGCCTCCTTAGTGGCtg CTTCGTCTGTCATGCAACTGGATGGTGAGAACCAGTGCCTGAAGGCGGCACAGGACTGCGGCCTGTACGAGAAGTGTGGCTCTCTGCGCTCAGAGTATGCCCTGGCCTGCACCAAGCGGGCCCCCGGAATCAACCGGTGCAACCAGCACAAGTGCCACCGCGGCCTGCGGCGCTTCCTGGAGCGGGTTCCTGAGGAGTACAGCCTGGGCCTCCTCTTCTGCCCCTGCACCAACAACCtgtgtggggagaggaggaggaaaaccaTCGTACCGTCCTGCTCCTACCAGGAGCCAGAGAGTCTGCAACCCAACTGCCTCCACCAGCAGAGCTTCTGCCGCCGAGATGACCTTTGCAG GTCCAGACTGGCTGATTTCCTTAATAACTGCCAGCCATCTCCTCTGACGCCCAGCGGCTGTCTGAAAGAATCAGCAGGCCTGTGCCTCCGAGCCTACGCTGGACTCATCG GTACCATCATGACACCCAACTACATCAGCAACAGCTCTGCAGACGTGTCGCTGTGGTGCAACTGTGAAGGCAGTGGTAACCAGTGGCAGGACTGTCTGAGACTGCAGCGCATGTTTACCCACAACGCCTGCCTGC GTAACTCTATCAGTTGGATGGGGAGCCCTGGCTCCCTGCCTGCAGACATCACCCCCCCTCCGGCTCCGAGACCTTCCCCGCTGGTTCGGGAAGACGAGCTGCTGAGAAACGACCACCTGCCTGAGCACAACAACATC GAAGTAGAGGacgagaaagaggaggaaccgACACAGACAAAGGAGGTGATCGATAAAGGTGGCCAGTTTGATGACATCAATGTCCCACAGTACTCAGAGAGGGCCACCGTCTCCAACCTGGGCTCTACCGGGACAGGGGGGGCCTCATCCCTCACCGCCGGCTCGCCCCGACCCATCCTGCTGCTCTTTCTTCTATCAGCCTCCTTCAGCTGCGGGTAG